A genomic stretch from Oncorhynchus tshawytscha isolate Ot180627B linkage group LG07, Otsh_v2.0, whole genome shotgun sequence includes:
- the LOC112254390 gene encoding nuclear receptor coactivator 3 isoform X1: protein MSEVADNSLEPMCSERKRKISTCDTPGMGCDKRRKEQESNYMEELAELISANFGNMDSFNVKPDKCAILKETVRQIRQIKGQGKSSCSDDDVQKADVSSTGQGVIDKDHLGPLLLQALDGFLFVVNRDGSIVFVSDNVTQYLQYKQEELINTSVYNILHEDDREELHKNLPKTKAPNGGSWGGEAPRQKSHTFNCRMLVKYGHGQSHQNHGPSEGPNRQRYETMQCFALTQPRTIMEEGEDLQSCMICVARRVTAVERTERFSTRHELSGKLIEIEQQSSLHTTMRPGWEDLVRRCMQMFLHRSEGHPWSYKHHYHEAFLHGRAETPSYRFSLSDGTPVTAQTRSELCRSRAANEPPTFLSTHLLQREQNGYQTNQGGVMRPQGMGVTNPNTQMNMAPGGGSGGMNRGYGMGAEQGHMGQRGSPSYTGGNGMNSMNPMNQINRSLHQMNSQTNSMGQPMNNMSQMNSMNQMNSMRPMNSRMNSLNQMNSMSRINQMNQMNQRNQMNHPGMQQQYPQQQQAPFHGAGYSMGGMTSPPQSSPGMNAPQQNIGSPRVRRSPKIGASPFSPGGMHSSMSSGHPCGPGGTGGSTSFSSSSLSALQAISEGVGTSLPSALPTPLNSPPTHKPDSCLGANSTQQGQCHGGTCKQGSSDSKSPGNTLASGGEQQHTPTTEVAPDSQANSEGPAGGEANRPSHDNNGGHKKLLQLLTSPTEELVPPNHQAGPGNPPMGFESKEGLGGLTSPSTGVSSSTAAVGQHGLGAAAAAAHFANQSLQEKHKILHKLLQNGNTPDEVARITAEATGKVTDGGGPEAGPGDPEEGPGASGAEVKQELHSPKKEKTHALLHYLLKKDDSKGARGDVQPKGRGAQGASSVVTTSEPNPIVEQVKTEPPDEMETLETILGGRRNSSSGFNPEPDSRAGKEGGNQQGNGPGSFHDVERGAMLPARRGPLQRALSVDAKPLVGGGCLAGRRNVPCPMLIKQENVEAHIRPGMTNGFPGPGGMGVCPLRGGAGTSMNRGMGMPQRPPMAGQGDWGMPRSSGSPVGVPGHPSMGRPGMDFNSKGMMRGPMVIRSNSLPGNTRSMLQQQLVEMGSSEVNMGMSPFSGQGPPPLSPSWPDSAMGIDGPPATTNRRQFGNPLDELLVPPSTSQGQSEELALLDQLDSLLNNTDVIALEEIDRALGIPDLVGQSPGPEQQPGPVPGPDTSMGMEQKPMYGQGYPGPPSMGMQSAYVANPMQGQSPSGFNPMNQMGAQAGPGGFPGMGGMSHPRANMRPRMMSATKPLRLQLQQRLQGQQFMNQTRQAMGIKMENAPTGNAATRPGMEPGMSGQPGFLNAQMMAQRSREMMTIQMRRQRMMMLMQQQQQQQQQQQAAAGGFSPPPNVTAPAGMDNPMAGPPMNQPGQQQFTYGGNYGMNQQGDPSFVGAGSNMMPGHMGGPQNPVMQQHPQGSPMYQSADMKGWPQVGMARNNSYPQQQFTQQGNPGQFGGPMMMNGSMGGPGPVSGAGRAQMVQMQGQMSGQMQGQMQMGTNSMGMGRMPMGPEQKYC, encoded by the exons ATGAGTGAAGTGGCAGACAACTCGCTGGAGCCCATGTGCTCCGAACGGAAACGCAAGATCTCCACCTGCGATACACCAGGCATGGG ATGTGACAAGCGCAGGAAGGAGCAGGAGAGTAACTACATGGAGGAGCTGGCCGAGCTGATCTCTGCCAACTTCGGCAACATGGACAGCTTTAACGTGAAGCCAGATAAATGTGCCATCCTCAAGGAGACCGTTCGGCAGATCAGGCAAATCAAAGGGCAAG GGAAGAGCTCGTGCAGCGATGACGATGTCCAGAAGGCAGATGTGTCATCCACCGGTCAAGGGGTCATTGACAAGGACCATCTGGGACCACTGCTGCTACAG GCACTGGATGGCTTCCTGTTTGTGGTGAACCGGGATGGCAGCATCGTATTTGTGTCTGACAATGTGACCCAGTACCTGCAGTACAAACAGGAGGAGCTCATCAACACCTCCGTCTACAACATCCTCCATGAGGACGACAGGGAGGAGCTGCACAAGAACCTGCCCAAGACCAAGG CACCCAACGGTGGGTCATGGGGAGGAGAGGCACCGCGGCAGAAGAGCCACACCTTTAATTGTCGTATGCTGGTGAAGTACGGTCACGGGCAGAGCCATCAGAACCATGGTCCGTCTGAGGGGCCCAACAGGCAGCGCTACGAGACCATGCAGTGCTTCGCCCTGACTCAACCCCGCACCATaatggaggagggagaag acctgCAGTCGTGTATGATCTGTGTGGCCCGGCGCGTCACTGCAGTGGAGAGGACCGAGAGGTTCAGCACCCGCCATGAGCTCTCAG GTAAACTGATAGAGATCGAACAGCAGAGTTCTCTCCACACCACCATGCGGCCAGGGTGGGAGGACCTGGTGAGGCGCTGCATGCAGATGTTCCTCCATCGCAGTGAGGGCCATCCCTGGTCCTACAAACACCACTACCATGAGG ccTTCCTGCATGGCCGTGCCGAGACGCCGTCTTACCGGTTCTCTCTCTCCGACGGCACCCCGGTCACTGCGCAGACCAGGAGCGAGCTCTGTCGTAGCCGCGCCGCCAATGAGCCACCCACCTTCCTCTCTACCCATCTGCTACAGAG ggagcagaaTGGTTACCAAACCAACCAGGGGGGAGTGATGAGGCCCCAAGGCATGGGCGTCACCAACCCCAACACTCAGATGAACATGGCCCCTGGAGGGGGCAGTGGTGGCATGAACAGGGGCTACGGTATGGGGGCAGAGCAGGGGCACATGGGACAGAGAGGCAGCCCCTCGTACACAGGGGGAAATGGGATGAACTCCATGAATCCGATGAATCAAATTAACCGCTCGTTGCATCAAATGAACTCACAGACGAATTCAATGGGTCAACCGATGAACAACATGAGTCAGATGAATTCCATGAATCAAATGAACTCCATGCGTCCAATGAACTCTCGGATGAATTCCTTGAACCAGATGAATTCTATGAGTCGGATTAACCAGATGAATCAAATGAACCAGAGGAATCAGATGAACCACCCTGGAATGCAGCAGCAGTATccacagcagcagcaggccccaTTCCATGGAGCGGGATACAGTATGGGGGGCATGACCAGCCCCCCACAGAGCAGTCCAGGGATGAATGCCCCCCAGCAGAACATTGGCTCCCCTAGAGTAAGGAGGAGCCCCAAAATAGGTGCTAGCCCCTTCTCCCCAGGAGGTATGCATTCTTCCATGAGCTCGGGTCACCCTTGTGGTCCTGGAGGCACAGGTGGTAGCACCAGTTTCTCCAGCAGCTCCCTGAGTGCCCTCCAGGCCATCAGTGAGGGGGTGGGCACCTCTCTACCCTCGGCCCTCCCCACGCCCCTGaactctccccccacacacaagCCTGACAGCTGCCTCGGCGCCAACTCCACCCAGCAGGGGCAGTGCCACGGTGGAACATGTAAACAAGGCAGTTCAGACTCCAAGAGCCCGGGCAACACTCTGGCCAGTGGAGGAGAGCAGCAGCACACCCCCACCACAGAGGTGGCCCCAGACAGCCAGGCCAACAGTGAGGGCCCAGCCGGGGGAGAAGCCAACCGACCGAGCCATGACAACAACGGGGGCCACAAAAAGCTCCTGCAGCTCCTCACCTCCCCTACGGAGGAGCTAGTGCCCCCTAACCACCAGGCCGGCCCTGGCAACCCTCCCATGGGCTTTGAGTCCAAGGAGGGATTGGGGGGTTTGACCAGCCCCTCCACAGGCGTATCCTCTTCCACGGCTGCAGTAGGACAGCATGGCCTAGGAGCAGCTGCTGCAGCAGCACACTTTGCCAACCAGTCCCTGCAGGAGAAGCACAAGATTCTCCACAAGCTGCTGCAGAATGGCAACACCCCAGACGAGGTGGCCCGCATCACAGCCGAGGCCACTGGGAAGGTCACAGATGGTGGGGGTCCAGAGGCTGGGCCAGGAGATCCAGAAGAGGGACCAGGGGCGAGTGGGGCTGAGGTGAAGCAAGAACTTCACAGCCCCAAGAAGGAGAAGACCCACGCCCTCCTCCACTATCTCCTCAAAAAAGATGACTCCAAAGGAGCAAGGGGTGATGTCCAACCAAAGGGCAGAGGAGCCCAGGGAGCATCCTCAGTGGTCACGACGTCTGAACCCAACCCCATTGTGGAGCAGGTCAAGACTGAACCACCTGATGAG ATGGAAACCCTGGAGACAATTCTCGGAGGCCGCAGGAACTCTAGCTCCGGGTTTAATCCCGAACCGGACTCCAGAGCAGGAAAAGAAGGGGGAAACCAGCAGGGAAATGGCCCAGGCAGTTTCCATG ATGTGGAGAGAGGAGCCATGCTGCCTGCCCGGCGTGGGCCCCTCCAGAGGGCTCTGTCAGTGGACGCTAAACCCCTGGTTGGTGGTGGATGCCTGGCGGGGCGGAGGAACGTTCCCTGCCCCATGCTCATCAAACAGGAGAACGTGGAGGCCCACATCCGGCCAGGCATGACCAACGGCTTCCCTGGACCAGGAGGCATGGGTGTGTGTCCACTACGGGGCGGTGCCGGCACAA GTATGAACAGGGGTATGGGGATGCCACAGCGGCCTCCCATggcagggcaaggtgactgggggATGCCCAGGTCCAGTGGAAGTCCTGTGGGGGTGCCAGGTCACCCCTCAATGGGCCGGCCAGGGATGGACTTCAACTCCAAGGGCATGATGAGAGGCCCCATGGTCATCAGGTCCAACAGTTTACCTGGCAACACCAGGTCTATGCTGCAGCAGCAACTCGTAGAAATGG GTTCCAGTGAGGTGAATATGGGGATGAGTCCCTTCAGTGGGCAGGGTCCtccacctctgtccccctcctggCCTGACAGTGCAATGGGAATAGACGGACCACCAGCTACCACAAATAG GCGTCAGTTTGGGAACCCCCTGGATGAGCTCCTGGTGCCGCCCTCCACCAGCCAGGGGCAGAGTGAGGAGCTGGCGCTGCTGGACCAGCTGGACTCTCTGCTCAACAACACTGATGTTATTGCCCTTGAGGAGATCGACCGGGCCCTGGGCATCCCCGACCTCGTAGGACAG AGTCCTGGTCCAGAGCAGCAGCCAGGTCCTGTCCCAGGACCAGACACCTCCATGGGGATGGAGCAGAAACCCATGTATGGCCAGGGGTACCCAGGACCCCCCTCCATGGGCATGCAGTCAGCCTATGTGGCCAACCCCATGCAGGGCCAGTCCCCTTCTGGCTTCAACCCCATGAACCAGATGGGGGCTCAGGCAGGCCCAGGGGGCTTCCCTGGCATGGGGGGCATGAGTCACCCCCGCGCCAACATGAGACCCCGCATGATGAGTGCCACCAAGCCCCTCCGACTGCAGCTGCAGCAGAGACTACAGGGCCAGCAG TTCATGAACCAGACCCGTCAGGCCATGGGCATCAAGATGGAGAATGCCCCTACAGGAAACGCTGCAACACGGCCTGGGATGGAGCCCGGCATGAGCGGTCAG CCTGGCTTCTTGAATGCTCAGATGATGGCTCAGCGCAGCAGAGAGATGATGACCATACAGATGAGGAGACAGCGGATGATGATGCTaatgcagcaacagcagcagcagcaacagcagcaacaggcTGCAGCAGGAGGCTTCAGCCCCCCTCCTAACGTAACGGCCCCTGCAGGCATGGACAACCCCATGGCAGGCCCACCCATGAACCAGCCAGGACAGCAGCAGTTCACCTACGGTGGAAACTATG GAATGAACCAGCAGGGAGACCCCTCATTTGTAGGCGCAGGCAGCAACATGATGCCAGGTCACATGGGAGGGCCTCAGAATCCCGTGATGCAACAACACCCTCAAGGCAGCCCCATGTACCAGTCGGCAGACATGAAAGGCTGGCCACAGGTTGGCATGGCACGGAACAA CTCATACCCCCAGCAGCAGTTCACCCAGCAGGGGAACCCAGGCCAGTTTGGGGGGCCCATGATGATGAATGGCTCCATGGGCGGGCCAGGTCCGGTCAGTGGTGCTGGTAGAGCACAGATGGTCCAGATGCAGGGCCAAATGTCTGGGCAAATGCAGGGACAAATGCAGATGGGCACGAACTCCATGGGAATGGGCAGAATGCCAATGGGACCTGAACAG AAATATTGCTGA
- the LOC112254390 gene encoding nuclear receptor coactivator 3 isoform X3, translated as MSEVADNSLEPMCSERKRKISTCDTPGMGCDKRRKEQESNYMEELAELISANFGNMDSFNVKPDKCAILKETVRQIRQIKGQGKSSCSDDDVQKADVSSTGQGVIDKDHLGPLLLQALDGFLFVVNRDGSIVFVSDNVTQYLQYKQEELINTSVYNILHEDDREELHKNLPKTKAPNGGSWGGEAPRQKSHTFNCRMLVKYGHGQSHQNHGPSEGPNRQRYETMQCFALTQPRTIMEEGEDLQSCMICVARRVTAVERTERFSTRHELSGKLIEIEQQSSLHTTMRPGWEDLVRRCMQMFLHRSEGHPWSYKHHYHEAFLHGRAETPSYRFSLSDGTPVTAQTRSELCRSRAANEPPTFLSTHLLQREQNGYQTNQGGVMRPQGMGVTNPNTQMNMAPGGGSGGMNRGYGMGAEQGHMGQRGSPSYTGGNGMNSMNPMNQINRSLHQMNSQTNSMGQPMNNMSQMNSMNQMNSMRPMNSRMNSLNQMNSMSRINQMNQMNQRNQMNHPGMQQQYPQQQQAPFHGAGYSMGGMTSPPQSSPGMNAPQQNIGSPRVRRSPKIGASPFSPGGMHSSMSSGHPCGPGGTGGSTSFSSSSLSALQAISEGVGTSLPSALPTPLNSPPTHKPDSCLGANSTQQGQCHGGTCKQGSSDSKSPGNTLASGGEQQHTPTTEVAPDSQANSEGPAGGEANRPSHDNNGGHKKLLQLLTSPTEELVPPNHQAGPGNPPMGFESKEGLGGLTSPSTGVSSSTAAVGQHGLGAAAAAAHFANQSLQEKHKILHKLLQNGNTPDEVARITAEATGKVTDGGGPEAGPGDPEEGPGASGAEVKQELHSPKKEKTHALLHYLLKKDDSKGARGDVQPKGRGAQGASSVVTTSEPNPIVEQVKTEPPDEMETLETILGGRRNSSSGFNPEPDSRAGKEGGNQQGNGPGSFHDVERGAMLPARRGPLQRALSVDAKPLVGGGCLAGRRNVPCPMLIKQENVEAHIRPGMTNGFPGPGGMGMNRGMGMPQRPPMAGQGDWGMPRSSGSPVGVPGHPSMGRPGMDFNSKGMMRGPMVIRSNSLPGNTRSMLQQQLVEMGSSEVNMGMSPFSGQGPPPLSPSWPDSAMGIDGPPATTNRRQFGNPLDELLVPPSTSQGQSEELALLDQLDSLLNNTDVIALEEIDRALGIPDLVGQSPGPEQQPGPVPGPDTSMGMEQKPMYGQGYPGPPSMGMQSAYVANPMQGQSPSGFNPMNQMGAQAGPGGFPGMGGMSHPRANMRPRMMSATKPLRLQLQQRLQGQQFMNQTRQAMGIKMENAPTGNAATRPGMEPGMSGQPGFLNAQMMAQRSREMMTIQMRRQRMMMLMQQQQQQQQQQQAAAGGFSPPPNVTAPAGMDNPMAGPPMNQPGQQQFTYGGNYGMNQQGDPSFVGAGSNMMPGHMGGPQNPVMQQHPQGSPMYQSADMKGWPQVGMARNNSYPQQQFTQQGNPGQFGGPMMMNGSMGGPGPVSGAGRAQMVQMQGQMSGQMQGQMQMGTNSMGMGRMPMGPEQKYC; from the exons ATGAGTGAAGTGGCAGACAACTCGCTGGAGCCCATGTGCTCCGAACGGAAACGCAAGATCTCCACCTGCGATACACCAGGCATGGG ATGTGACAAGCGCAGGAAGGAGCAGGAGAGTAACTACATGGAGGAGCTGGCCGAGCTGATCTCTGCCAACTTCGGCAACATGGACAGCTTTAACGTGAAGCCAGATAAATGTGCCATCCTCAAGGAGACCGTTCGGCAGATCAGGCAAATCAAAGGGCAAG GGAAGAGCTCGTGCAGCGATGACGATGTCCAGAAGGCAGATGTGTCATCCACCGGTCAAGGGGTCATTGACAAGGACCATCTGGGACCACTGCTGCTACAG GCACTGGATGGCTTCCTGTTTGTGGTGAACCGGGATGGCAGCATCGTATTTGTGTCTGACAATGTGACCCAGTACCTGCAGTACAAACAGGAGGAGCTCATCAACACCTCCGTCTACAACATCCTCCATGAGGACGACAGGGAGGAGCTGCACAAGAACCTGCCCAAGACCAAGG CACCCAACGGTGGGTCATGGGGAGGAGAGGCACCGCGGCAGAAGAGCCACACCTTTAATTGTCGTATGCTGGTGAAGTACGGTCACGGGCAGAGCCATCAGAACCATGGTCCGTCTGAGGGGCCCAACAGGCAGCGCTACGAGACCATGCAGTGCTTCGCCCTGACTCAACCCCGCACCATaatggaggagggagaag acctgCAGTCGTGTATGATCTGTGTGGCCCGGCGCGTCACTGCAGTGGAGAGGACCGAGAGGTTCAGCACCCGCCATGAGCTCTCAG GTAAACTGATAGAGATCGAACAGCAGAGTTCTCTCCACACCACCATGCGGCCAGGGTGGGAGGACCTGGTGAGGCGCTGCATGCAGATGTTCCTCCATCGCAGTGAGGGCCATCCCTGGTCCTACAAACACCACTACCATGAGG ccTTCCTGCATGGCCGTGCCGAGACGCCGTCTTACCGGTTCTCTCTCTCCGACGGCACCCCGGTCACTGCGCAGACCAGGAGCGAGCTCTGTCGTAGCCGCGCCGCCAATGAGCCACCCACCTTCCTCTCTACCCATCTGCTACAGAG ggagcagaaTGGTTACCAAACCAACCAGGGGGGAGTGATGAGGCCCCAAGGCATGGGCGTCACCAACCCCAACACTCAGATGAACATGGCCCCTGGAGGGGGCAGTGGTGGCATGAACAGGGGCTACGGTATGGGGGCAGAGCAGGGGCACATGGGACAGAGAGGCAGCCCCTCGTACACAGGGGGAAATGGGATGAACTCCATGAATCCGATGAATCAAATTAACCGCTCGTTGCATCAAATGAACTCACAGACGAATTCAATGGGTCAACCGATGAACAACATGAGTCAGATGAATTCCATGAATCAAATGAACTCCATGCGTCCAATGAACTCTCGGATGAATTCCTTGAACCAGATGAATTCTATGAGTCGGATTAACCAGATGAATCAAATGAACCAGAGGAATCAGATGAACCACCCTGGAATGCAGCAGCAGTATccacagcagcagcaggccccaTTCCATGGAGCGGGATACAGTATGGGGGGCATGACCAGCCCCCCACAGAGCAGTCCAGGGATGAATGCCCCCCAGCAGAACATTGGCTCCCCTAGAGTAAGGAGGAGCCCCAAAATAGGTGCTAGCCCCTTCTCCCCAGGAGGTATGCATTCTTCCATGAGCTCGGGTCACCCTTGTGGTCCTGGAGGCACAGGTGGTAGCACCAGTTTCTCCAGCAGCTCCCTGAGTGCCCTCCAGGCCATCAGTGAGGGGGTGGGCACCTCTCTACCCTCGGCCCTCCCCACGCCCCTGaactctccccccacacacaagCCTGACAGCTGCCTCGGCGCCAACTCCACCCAGCAGGGGCAGTGCCACGGTGGAACATGTAAACAAGGCAGTTCAGACTCCAAGAGCCCGGGCAACACTCTGGCCAGTGGAGGAGAGCAGCAGCACACCCCCACCACAGAGGTGGCCCCAGACAGCCAGGCCAACAGTGAGGGCCCAGCCGGGGGAGAAGCCAACCGACCGAGCCATGACAACAACGGGGGCCACAAAAAGCTCCTGCAGCTCCTCACCTCCCCTACGGAGGAGCTAGTGCCCCCTAACCACCAGGCCGGCCCTGGCAACCCTCCCATGGGCTTTGAGTCCAAGGAGGGATTGGGGGGTTTGACCAGCCCCTCCACAGGCGTATCCTCTTCCACGGCTGCAGTAGGACAGCATGGCCTAGGAGCAGCTGCTGCAGCAGCACACTTTGCCAACCAGTCCCTGCAGGAGAAGCACAAGATTCTCCACAAGCTGCTGCAGAATGGCAACACCCCAGACGAGGTGGCCCGCATCACAGCCGAGGCCACTGGGAAGGTCACAGATGGTGGGGGTCCAGAGGCTGGGCCAGGAGATCCAGAAGAGGGACCAGGGGCGAGTGGGGCTGAGGTGAAGCAAGAACTTCACAGCCCCAAGAAGGAGAAGACCCACGCCCTCCTCCACTATCTCCTCAAAAAAGATGACTCCAAAGGAGCAAGGGGTGATGTCCAACCAAAGGGCAGAGGAGCCCAGGGAGCATCCTCAGTGGTCACGACGTCTGAACCCAACCCCATTGTGGAGCAGGTCAAGACTGAACCACCTGATGAG ATGGAAACCCTGGAGACAATTCTCGGAGGCCGCAGGAACTCTAGCTCCGGGTTTAATCCCGAACCGGACTCCAGAGCAGGAAAAGAAGGGGGAAACCAGCAGGGAAATGGCCCAGGCAGTTTCCATG ATGTGGAGAGAGGAGCCATGCTGCCTGCCCGGCGTGGGCCCCTCCAGAGGGCTCTGTCAGTGGACGCTAAACCCCTGGTTGGTGGTGGATGCCTGGCGGGGCGGAGGAACGTTCCCTGCCCCATGCTCATCAAACAGGAGAACGTGGAGGCCCACATCCGGCCAGGCATGACCAACGGCTTCCCTGGACCAGGAGGCATGG GTATGAACAGGGGTATGGGGATGCCACAGCGGCCTCCCATggcagggcaaggtgactgggggATGCCCAGGTCCAGTGGAAGTCCTGTGGGGGTGCCAGGTCACCCCTCAATGGGCCGGCCAGGGATGGACTTCAACTCCAAGGGCATGATGAGAGGCCCCATGGTCATCAGGTCCAACAGTTTACCTGGCAACACCAGGTCTATGCTGCAGCAGCAACTCGTAGAAATGG GTTCCAGTGAGGTGAATATGGGGATGAGTCCCTTCAGTGGGCAGGGTCCtccacctctgtccccctcctggCCTGACAGTGCAATGGGAATAGACGGACCACCAGCTACCACAAATAG GCGTCAGTTTGGGAACCCCCTGGATGAGCTCCTGGTGCCGCCCTCCACCAGCCAGGGGCAGAGTGAGGAGCTGGCGCTGCTGGACCAGCTGGACTCTCTGCTCAACAACACTGATGTTATTGCCCTTGAGGAGATCGACCGGGCCCTGGGCATCCCCGACCTCGTAGGACAG AGTCCTGGTCCAGAGCAGCAGCCAGGTCCTGTCCCAGGACCAGACACCTCCATGGGGATGGAGCAGAAACCCATGTATGGCCAGGGGTACCCAGGACCCCCCTCCATGGGCATGCAGTCAGCCTATGTGGCCAACCCCATGCAGGGCCAGTCCCCTTCTGGCTTCAACCCCATGAACCAGATGGGGGCTCAGGCAGGCCCAGGGGGCTTCCCTGGCATGGGGGGCATGAGTCACCCCCGCGCCAACATGAGACCCCGCATGATGAGTGCCACCAAGCCCCTCCGACTGCAGCTGCAGCAGAGACTACAGGGCCAGCAG TTCATGAACCAGACCCGTCAGGCCATGGGCATCAAGATGGAGAATGCCCCTACAGGAAACGCTGCAACACGGCCTGGGATGGAGCCCGGCATGAGCGGTCAG CCTGGCTTCTTGAATGCTCAGATGATGGCTCAGCGCAGCAGAGAGATGATGACCATACAGATGAGGAGACAGCGGATGATGATGCTaatgcagcaacagcagcagcagcaacagcagcaacaggcTGCAGCAGGAGGCTTCAGCCCCCCTCCTAACGTAACGGCCCCTGCAGGCATGGACAACCCCATGGCAGGCCCACCCATGAACCAGCCAGGACAGCAGCAGTTCACCTACGGTGGAAACTATG GAATGAACCAGCAGGGAGACCCCTCATTTGTAGGCGCAGGCAGCAACATGATGCCAGGTCACATGGGAGGGCCTCAGAATCCCGTGATGCAACAACACCCTCAAGGCAGCCCCATGTACCAGTCGGCAGACATGAAAGGCTGGCCACAGGTTGGCATGGCACGGAACAA CTCATACCCCCAGCAGCAGTTCACCCAGCAGGGGAACCCAGGCCAGTTTGGGGGGCCCATGATGATGAATGGCTCCATGGGCGGGCCAGGTCCGGTCAGTGGTGCTGGTAGAGCACAGATGGTCCAGATGCAGGGCCAAATGTCTGGGCAAATGCAGGGACAAATGCAGATGGGCACGAACTCCATGGGAATGGGCAGAATGCCAATGGGACCTGAACAG AAATATTGCTGA